In a single window of the Paenibacillus sp. MMS20-IR301 genome:
- a CDS encoding type 1 glutamine amidotransferase family protein, with product MNNTVYLYVFDTMADWEIGYLTAELNSGRYYKQGQPSSKIVTVSLVTTPVTTMGGLTILPDIQLSECSITSTDALILPGGNTWTEAIHEPILELARRCMQENILVAAICGATIALAQAGLLNSRPHTSNDLGYLKMTCHKYTGEAYYSNQSAVTDGKLITASGIAPLEFTVHVLKALDVLDPDRLKAWYSLYKTQDAKYFYELMSPVQ from the coding sequence ATGAACAATACAGTATATCTATATGTGTTCGACACGATGGCCGACTGGGAGATAGGCTACTTAACGGCTGAACTGAACTCGGGAAGATATTACAAGCAGGGGCAACCCTCCAGCAAGATAGTTACCGTAAGCTTGGTTACGACTCCTGTCACTACCATGGGCGGGCTGACAATTCTGCCGGATATCCAGCTCAGCGAGTGCAGCATTACGAGTACAGATGCATTGATTCTGCCCGGCGGGAATACATGGACAGAGGCCATCCACGAGCCCATCCTTGAGCTCGCCCGGAGATGTATGCAGGAGAATATCTTAGTAGCCGCTATTTGCGGGGCTACCATAGCGCTTGCCCAGGCAGGGCTGCTGAATTCACGCCCGCATACCAGCAATGATTTGGGATACCTGAAAATGACCTGCCACAAGTACACAGGTGAAGCGTACTACAGCAATCAGTCTGCTGTAACCGACGGCAAGCTGATCACGGCCTCCGGCATCGCGCCGCTGGAATTCACTGTACATGTCCTGAAGGCCCTGGACGTACTCGATCCAGACAGATTGAAGGCCTGGTATAGTCTCTACAAGACCCAGGACGCCAAGTATTTCTATGAACTGATGAGTCCTGTTCAATGA
- a CDS encoding radical SAM protein, producing the protein MVKTALIYPPVSDPTSGYHSLCCLAGYARQFGFDDIDIIDSNIDSWLYTAAPEQIGSTLQYIHERTALLAALEQPTPMEQMELYYALKVQGMNFAEALPAAIHTFRNEAEFHDYRLYTSAVETVMLWMDALSLKGFPGQFKGFSLATSGFFNIFSSMDMRDARITGRISEPFAGYFRNELIPHLILGDYSLVGISITYVAQLPFALSMAHHIRSSCPDIRIIFGGTAVSDYWKYITDPSDFYAVFGAADACIIGEGESAFVSILQAMKHKHPLTASANIALHPRLQAVPGASVTEIKYEDICSFPVPEYSKLPWEKYLSPYPFIYYSPSRGCYWNRCTFCDYGLNTDSPTSPWRQYPLDKIMKDLRTLAVTYKYIYFSVDVLSPALLLKLAAAILEEGLDIRWGAEIRLEEYWTPERCELLHRSGCTAISVGFESGNQRILNLINKGTKVDRLQETIQRFSEAGIGVQIMGFTGFPTETVEDALSSVHFLQQNSKYWTLGGLGQFVLTSGAIIAKEPERFGIQHIRPFEGEDVAWRLHYSEQEHLLADSSRHGSQELTEAKTSLRTHLLDRPWVGGVDTAHSMFYHDRFGNSILEVISGTDHTAVEAGTVLELNGHISKGYYYLPVHKLFNRKNLDQLLDTAEQAGMAVTAQNITALLEEWQPEDSSYPQPKEQQLFIRRDGTLFPFPPPMLEFLRNFEHGLCLTELLQQSAQHEFHTQLWRHSIKSRLLRLKYAPAEEA; encoded by the coding sequence ATGGTCAAAACTGCGCTTATCTACCCTCCGGTCAGCGATCCTACCTCAGGATATCACAGCCTGTGTTGCTTGGCGGGTTATGCGCGGCAATTCGGCTTCGACGATATTGATATTATTGATAGTAACATAGACTCCTGGCTGTATACTGCAGCGCCCGAGCAAATCGGAAGCACCCTGCAATATATCCATGAACGGACCGCGTTGCTTGCAGCACTGGAGCAGCCCACGCCCATGGAACAGATGGAGCTGTATTACGCGCTCAAAGTACAAGGGATGAATTTCGCTGAGGCGCTGCCCGCCGCAATACATACGTTCCGGAATGAAGCCGAATTCCATGACTACAGGCTGTACACCAGCGCCGTTGAGACGGTGATGCTCTGGATGGATGCCTTGTCGCTTAAGGGCTTCCCGGGGCAATTCAAGGGGTTCAGCTTAGCGACCAGCGGATTCTTCAATATCTTCAGCTCTATGGATATGCGCGATGCCCGGATTACCGGAAGAATCTCTGAGCCTTTTGCCGGCTATTTCAGGAACGAATTAATTCCTCACCTCATCCTGGGTGACTACTCCCTTGTGGGGATCAGTATCACCTATGTCGCCCAGCTTCCGTTCGCGCTCAGCATGGCACATCATATCCGGAGCAGCTGCCCGGACATCCGGATAATATTCGGCGGTACCGCCGTGTCTGATTACTGGAAATACATCACGGACCCAAGTGATTTCTATGCGGTCTTTGGCGCCGCAGACGCGTGTATCATCGGTGAAGGGGAAAGTGCCTTCGTCTCCATTCTTCAGGCCATGAAGCATAAGCATCCGCTGACCGCGTCAGCGAATATTGCCCTGCATCCACGGCTTCAGGCCGTGCCGGGCGCTTCCGTGACGGAGATCAAATACGAGGATATCTGCTCTTTTCCGGTGCCGGAATACAGCAAGCTGCCCTGGGAGAAATACCTGTCCCCGTATCCGTTCATCTACTATTCTCCTTCGCGGGGATGTTATTGGAACCGGTGCACCTTTTGTGATTACGGCTTGAATACCGATTCCCCTACCAGTCCCTGGCGGCAATACCCGCTGGATAAAATTATGAAAGATTTGCGGACGCTCGCCGTCACTTATAAATATATTTATTTCTCCGTGGATGTGCTCTCTCCGGCCTTACTGCTCAAGCTGGCGGCGGCAATCCTGGAAGAAGGCCTCGACATCCGCTGGGGCGCGGAGATCCGGCTCGAGGAATACTGGACCCCTGAACGCTGTGAGCTGCTGCACCGCAGCGGTTGTACTGCTATCTCAGTCGGATTCGAATCCGGCAACCAGCGGATCTTGAATCTGATCAACAAAGGAACCAAGGTCGACCGGCTGCAGGAGACCATTCAAAGGTTCAGTGAAGCAGGCATCGGCGTACAGATTATGGGCTTTACCGGATTCCCTACAGAGACGGTTGAAGATGCTTTGAGCTCTGTTCATTTTCTACAGCAGAATAGCAAGTATTGGACTCTGGGCGGGCTTGGCCAGTTCGTCTTAACCTCAGGCGCGATTATCGCCAAAGAACCGGAACGCTTCGGTATTCAGCATATCCGGCCTTTCGAGGGTGAAGATGTTGCCTGGAGGCTGCATTACAGTGAGCAGGAGCACTTGCTGGCAGACTCATCCCGCCATGGCTCGCAGGAGCTGACTGAGGCCAAAACCTCCTTGCGGACCCATCTGCTTGACCGTCCTTGGGTGGGGGGAGTGGATACGGCGCATTCGATGTTCTACCATGACCGGTTCGGTAACAGCATTCTCGAAGTTATCAGCGGGACAGACCATACCGCAGTTGAAGCGGGCACCGTCTTAGAATTAAACGGGCATATTTCCAAAGGGTACTATTACCTGCCTGTCCACAAGCTGTTTAACAGAAAGAACCTGGATCAGCTTCTTGATACAGCCGAACAGGCAGGCATGGCTGTCACCGCGCAGAATATCACTGCGCTTCTTGAGGAGTGGCAACCGGAGGATTCCAGTTACCCGCAGCCCAAAGAACAGCAGCTGTTCATCCGGCGGGACGGCACTTTGTTTCCTTTTCCTCCACCTATGCTTGAGTTCTTGCGGAACTTCGAACATGGCTTATGCTTAACGGAACTATTGCAGCAATCTGCCCAGCATGAGTTCCATACTCAGCTATGGCGTCACTCTATCAAGAGCCGGTTGCTGCGGCTGAAGTATGCACCGGCAGAAGAGGCTTGA
- a CDS encoding VOC family protein has product MTTSGEITGVSGQYTNKGTPNGFTAITPFITVNRPSEAIEFYTAVFGAKVIYITEYPGAGGEAIIAHAELDFGNGRLQLGAANPAYHLVLPPADGNACYSLAIYVMNVDQVIDDAAARGATVREPVASFVSGDRFGSILDPFGVRWSVMTRIEDLSDEESSRRVAEWAESALAWEKE; this is encoded by the coding sequence ATGACTACAAGCGGAGAAATTACAGGAGTATCGGGTCAATATACGAACAAGGGGACACCAAATGGATTCACTGCCATTACCCCATTCATAACGGTAAACCGTCCTTCTGAGGCGATAGAGTTCTATACAGCGGTGTTCGGGGCAAAGGTCATCTATATTACGGAATACCCGGGTGCTGGCGGGGAAGCCATTATTGCTCACGCAGAATTAGACTTCGGCAATGGCCGCCTGCAGCTGGGAGCCGCGAATCCGGCCTATCATTTGGTCCTGCCGCCAGCTGACGGCAATGCCTGTTATTCTCTGGCAATCTACGTAATGAATGTGGATCAGGTCATAGATGACGCGGCAGCAAGAGGAGCGACGGTCAGGGAACCAGTGGCCAGCTTCGTCTCAGGCGACCGGTTCGGCAGCATCCTGGACCCCTTCGGCGTAAGATGGTCAGTGATGACCCGGATCGAGGATCTGTCCGATGAAGAGAGCAGTCGCAGGGTTGCGGAGTGGGCAGAGAGTGCGCTTGCGTGGGAGAAGGAGTAA
- a CDS encoding WYL domain-containing protein, with amino-acid sequence MNLDFNGNKGFRLLNMHELLNRGELIKKAELAERYGVTEKTIQRDIDELRVYLADTRFAEGEVSIKYDRIRSGYYLVRMEREWITNEEVLAICKILLESRAFCKEELDTLVVKLLAQVTSNDRKQVENMIRNEQFYYVPLRHGKKLLAAIWELSQYITHHEVIRISYVRQDGVERAHEVKPVAIMFSEYYFYLIAFMADDRHGFPTVFRIDRIESLQGTGIKFKVPYKDKFNDGEFRKRVQFMYSGELQRVKFKFSGTSIEAVLDKLPTAQILSENEGVYVISVETYGNGVDMWIRGQGEKVEVL; translated from the coding sequence TTGAACCTTGATTTTAACGGGAATAAAGGGTTCCGCTTGTTGAACATGCACGAACTGCTTAACAGGGGTGAACTTATCAAGAAGGCAGAGCTAGCTGAGCGGTATGGTGTAACAGAAAAAACCATTCAGCGTGACATTGACGAGTTAAGAGTGTATTTGGCAGATACCCGGTTTGCAGAAGGAGAAGTGTCGATTAAATACGACAGGATTCGTTCCGGATACTACCTAGTTCGTATGGAGCGTGAATGGATTACTAACGAAGAGGTTTTAGCAATATGCAAAATCCTGCTGGAGAGCCGGGCGTTTTGTAAGGAAGAGTTAGATACGCTTGTTGTGAAATTATTAGCACAGGTAACATCAAATGACCGCAAGCAGGTCGAGAACATGATCCGCAACGAGCAGTTTTATTACGTCCCGTTAAGGCATGGAAAGAAGCTTCTCGCAGCAATATGGGAGCTGTCGCAGTACATAACGCACCACGAAGTAATTCGAATTTCCTATGTCCGCCAAGACGGTGTTGAGCGGGCGCATGAAGTGAAGCCGGTCGCCATAATGTTCTCAGAATACTATTTCTATCTGATTGCATTCATGGCGGATGATCGACACGGCTTCCCTACTGTATTTCGTATTGACAGAATTGAAAGTCTTCAAGGTACAGGAATTAAGTTCAAGGTGCCTTATAAGGACAAATTCAACGACGGGGAGTTTCGTAAGAGAGTGCAGTTTATGTATTCGGGTGAACTGCAGAGGGTGAAGTTTAAGTTTAGCGGCACGTCCATTGAAGCTGTGTTGGACAAACTGCCGACGGCACAGATATTGTCTGAGAATGAAGGGGTTTATGTAATTTCGGTGGAAACATACGGAAATGGTGTTGATATGTGGATACGAGGTCAGGGAGAGAAGGTTGAGGTGTTATAG
- a CDS encoding MFS transporter has product MNSVISKPNYRLLLKHNADFRYLWLARACSFFGSSLYNLAISWLVYSMTGSSLQVGLVIVAKFLPEMVLGLFIGAWVDRLNPKLLMQISDAAQALLTGTLAVLMITGQLQLLHIYLITALLSVMGNLFATSQSSLLPELIADKAYLISANSLLSISLQITRILGTVAGGILIASIGNSGAVIGDAVSFIVSLALIQRIKHRSRAGNHSRAGSGLSILAEIREGWEWLRGQTAMLLLILLGTLSNIALGPSNVLPPMLIGELLQGGSSGLGIFNAAIGVGLLLGGLFVGSRSPRRVGLWFSCGLGIQGLGMCVIALSPVLWLACSGNLILGFGVTVTVIPMSTLFQLLVPSALRGRVNSLSSMAFNLSIPLTYGGVGILADRIGVEICFGLAAGLFALCLITGLSSPHMRSLDIGTTPSSRSSQSGQSA; this is encoded by the coding sequence TTGAATTCCGTAATCAGCAAACCTAATTACAGACTCCTGCTGAAGCATAATGCCGACTTCCGCTATTTATGGCTGGCCCGGGCATGCTCCTTCTTCGGGAGTTCCTTGTACAATCTGGCGATCAGCTGGCTTGTGTACTCCATGACTGGTTCCTCGCTCCAGGTAGGGCTGGTGATTGTCGCCAAGTTCCTGCCGGAGATGGTCCTCGGCCTGTTCATCGGCGCCTGGGTAGACCGCTTGAACCCTAAGCTTCTGATGCAGATCTCCGATGCGGCTCAGGCCCTGCTCACCGGAACCCTTGCCGTGCTCATGATCACCGGGCAGCTTCAGCTGCTGCATATCTATCTGATTACAGCCCTGTTATCGGTTATGGGCAATCTGTTTGCGACCTCGCAGAGCTCGTTACTGCCGGAGCTCATCGCGGATAAAGCCTATCTCATCTCAGCCAATTCACTGCTGTCCATCTCTTTGCAGATCACCCGTATTCTCGGTACGGTTGCCGGTGGAATACTGATAGCCTCCATCGGAAATTCAGGGGCTGTCATTGGGGATGCGGTATCCTTCATCGTCTCGCTTGCCCTGATTCAGCGGATTAAGCACCGCAGCAGGGCCGGGAACCATTCCCGCGCTGGGAGCGGCTTATCCATCTTAGCGGAAATCCGTGAAGGCTGGGAGTGGCTGCGCGGACAAACTGCCATGCTCCTGCTCATTCTTCTTGGTACACTCAGCAATATTGCCTTAGGGCCAAGCAATGTGCTCCCTCCCATGCTGATTGGTGAGCTGCTGCAGGGCGGCTCCAGCGGGCTCGGGATTTTCAATGCGGCTATAGGCGTCGGGTTACTCCTGGGCGGACTGTTCGTAGGCAGCAGATCTCCCCGGAGAGTCGGTCTCTGGTTCTCCTGTGGACTGGGTATCCAAGGCCTTGGCATGTGTGTGATTGCCTTATCACCTGTGCTCTGGCTAGCTTGCTCCGGCAACCTGATCCTGGGCTTTGGTGTGACCGTTACGGTCATTCCGATGAGCACTTTATTCCAGCTGCTGGTTCCTTCTGCGCTGCGGGGACGGGTCAACAGCCTCAGTTCCATGGCTTTTAACCTTTCGATCCCGTTAACCTATGGCGGAGTAGGTATTCTGGCGGACAGAATCGGCGTAGAGATATGCTTCGGTCTTGCCGCCGGCTTGTTCGCCTTATGTCTGATCACCGGGCTGAGTAGTCCTCATATGCGCAGCCTCGACATCGGGACTACGCCGTCCTCCCGATCCTCTCAATCCGGTCAATCTGCATAA